The window CGCAAATAACACCCAATAAATTTCAAAGGAGAACAAAATTATGTCTGAGAAAACGACGATTGTTGAAGCAAGCCTAGTCATTCTTAATGCCCATATCGTGACGATGGACGATGCTAATCAAGCAGCCACAGCAGTTGCAATTAAAGGCTACCATTTCCTGGCGGTGGGGGATGATGCTGAAATTATGAAATATGTTGGGCCTTCCACGCAAGTTGTTAACGCCAACAAACGAATGTTAATTCCAGGTTTGAACGATTCTCATATTCATCTCATTCGAGGCGGTCTCAATTATAATCTCGAGCTTCGATGGGATGGCGTGCCATCCGTAGCGGATGCCTTGCGTATGCTGAAAAAGCAGGTGGATCGTACGCCAGCACCTCACTGGGTCCGTGTTGTTGGCGGCTGGACAGAATTCCAATTCGTGGAACGCAGAATGCCAACTTTGGATGAAATCAATCGAATTGCTCCGGAAACACCGGTATTTATCCTCAATCTTTACCGTCAGGCTTTTTTGAATAAAGCAGCCTTGCGAGTTATCGGATATACGAAGGATACGCCGAATCCGCCAGGTGGAGAAATCCAAAGGGATAGCCAAGGGAATCCAACAGGAATGCTCATCGCTAGACCTAATGCTACTATTTTGTATGCGACCTTAGCGAAAGGACCGAAGCTTTCATACGAGGATCAAATCAATTCAACCCGATTGTTCATGAGGGAATTAAATCGATTCGGAGTCACAAGCGTTATTGACGCTGGCGGGGGCTTTCAGAACTATCCTGATGATTATCAGGTTTTTGATGAGCTTGATAGGCGCGGAGAGATTACGGTTCGCACGGCGTATAATTTATTCACCCAGCATCCCAAAAATGAATTGAGTGATTTTAAAGCATGGACTGCTACTACGCAGCCGTACACGGGCAGCTCCTACTATCGTCATAATGGTGCAGGTGAAATGCTTGTTTATAGCGCAGCGGACTTCGAAGATTTTGTTGAACCCCGCCCGGAACTCCCCGCTGTACTGGAAGATGAACTATTCCAAGTTACCCAGCATCTCGTACAGCAACGTTGGCCATTTCGTCTTCATGCCACTTATGGGGAATCCATATCGCGTTTTCTCGATATATTTGAGCGCGTGAATAAAGAGGTTGCGTTCAAAGACCTGCGCTGGATTCTGGACCATGCTGAAACGATTCAGGAGAAGGATTTGGAGCGGGTCGTCGCATTAGGCGGTTCGATCGCTGTTCAAAGCCGAATGGCCTTCCAAGGGGAATATTTCGTCGAAAGATATGGGGCGGAAGCAGCAGAAAATGCTCCTCCGATCACCAAGATGATTAAAGCCGGATTGCGTGTTGGGGTAGGGACAGATGCAACCAGAGTAGCCAGTTATAATCCTTGGGTTGCCTTATACTGGTTAGTGACGGGTAAGACACTTGGCGGATTAAGCTTGTACCCGGCTTCCAATCGTGTAGAGAGGCATGAAGCGCTTCGCATGTATACATCCGGTAATGCATGGTTTTCCAAAGAAGAAGATGTGAAAGGTCAAATCAAAGCGGGTCAATATGCTGATTTTTCGATTCTTTCTGATAACTTCTTTCGTGTCTCCGAAGAAGCTATTAAAAAAATTGAATCTGTCTTCACTGTAGTAGGAGGCAAGATTGTCTACGGTGCCAACGAATTTCAGCCTTTGTCGCCGCCAGCTCCCAAAGCAAGTCCAGACTGGTCTCCGCATAATTTCTTTGGAGGCTACTACAATGGAACAAATTACGGAGGCGGCGGAGTAGGAGTTCCGGCACCTCAAAAGACACACCATCATCATGGATGCAATCATCACCATGGCAGCGGCTTCTGTGACCTGGATTGCTTCGTTTTCTAAGTGCGTTTCACCATTTTCACCAAAATAATCCAATAGGGGCGAGATCATCATGTCTGAAGTTACGATCAAAGTAAACGATAATGGACCATTGCGAATTACAGGCAAAGTAGAAATGGTGGATGCGGTGGGGAACCGTTTTGAGACCAAGGAAAGTTTTATTCTTTGCCGATGCGGTTTATCCAGTCAAAAACCGTTCTGCGACTTGACTCACAAAGGTAAATTTGAAAGCGCGCCTCGAGCTTAGTTTAAGAGATCAATATGGATATTCGAAAGGAGCTTTTTTATGACAGAAAAACTAACGGAAGTACTTAACACCCAGATTGCTAACTGGAGTCTGTTGTTCACCAAACTCCATAACTATCATTGGTATGTTAAAGGGCCACAATTCTTCACTTTGCATTTGAAATTCGAAGAGCTTTATACGGAAGCTGCACTTCATGTGGACAATCTTGCCGAGCGGCTGCTGGCATTAGGCTTTAG is drawn from Paenibacillus sp. V4I7 and contains these coding sequences:
- a CDS encoding amidohydrolase, giving the protein MSEKTTIVEASLVILNAHIVTMDDANQAATAVAIKGYHFLAVGDDAEIMKYVGPSTQVVNANKRMLIPGLNDSHIHLIRGGLNYNLELRWDGVPSVADALRMLKKQVDRTPAPHWVRVVGGWTEFQFVERRMPTLDEINRIAPETPVFILNLYRQAFLNKAALRVIGYTKDTPNPPGGEIQRDSQGNPTGMLIARPNATILYATLAKGPKLSYEDQINSTRLFMRELNRFGVTSVIDAGGGFQNYPDDYQVFDELDRRGEITVRTAYNLFTQHPKNELSDFKAWTATTQPYTGSSYYRHNGAGEMLVYSAADFEDFVEPRPELPAVLEDELFQVTQHLVQQRWPFRLHATYGESISRFLDIFERVNKEVAFKDLRWILDHAETIQEKDLERVVALGGSIAVQSRMAFQGEYFVERYGAEAAENAPPITKMIKAGLRVGVGTDATRVASYNPWVALYWLVTGKTLGGLSLYPASNRVERHEALRMYTSGNAWFSKEEDVKGQIKAGQYADFSILSDNFFRVSEEAIKKIESVFTVVGGKIVYGANEFQPLSPPAPKASPDWSPHNFFGGYYNGTNYGGGGVGVPAPQKTHHHHGCNHHHGSGFCDLDCFVF
- a CDS encoding CDGSH iron-sulfur domain-containing protein, whose product is MSEVTIKVNDNGPLRITGKVEMVDAVGNRFETKESFILCRCGLSSQKPFCDLTHKGKFESAPRA